Proteins from a genomic interval of Enterococcus faecium:
- a CDS encoding SpaH/EbpB family LPXTG-anchored major pilin — protein sequence MKKLGWLSMCLFLLLFKPAFTQAATETETEMVQITLHKLLFPNGQLPKNHPNDGQEKALLQTYRGLNGVTFQVYDVTDSFYHLREKGKTVEEAQTEIAKNGASSGMFTAEATTTTLNNEDGIASFSLAAKDQEKRDKAYLFIESKAPEVVKEKAENMVVVLPVYGQNNQKLSTIHLYPKNEENDYPDPPFEKVLEEPRNDFTIGEKITYSLHTTIPVNILDYQKFELSDSADEALTFLPNSLTISSNGEKLTEGFVIHKKPHGFDVLFSIPSLEKYAGKKLTISYQMQLSSTAQANKEINNNGTLDFGFGISTKKVSVYTGSKQFVKIETNKPDKRLAGAVFLIKNKAGNYLQQTANGYKWTKNESDALHLISDKNGAFSISGLKTGSYRLKEIEAPSGYILSETEIPFTISTFLSEDKEADSILKVVNKKENSRPFLPKTNETKNTLLGVVGMVFASFAIWLFIKKRTGVKK from the coding sequence ATGAAAAAACTTGGTTGGCTTAGTATGTGTCTCTTCTTGTTACTATTTAAACCAGCTTTTACTCAGGCAGCAACAGAAACAGAAACAGAAATGGTTCAGATTACTTTACACAAATTGCTTTTCCCAAACGGGCAACTGCCGAAAAATCATCCAAATGACGGACAAGAAAAAGCGTTATTACAAACGTATCGAGGATTAAATGGTGTCACATTCCAAGTTTATGATGTCACAGATTCTTTTTACCATCTACGGGAAAAGGGCAAAACGGTAGAAGAAGCACAAACAGAGATCGCAAAAAACGGTGCGTCTTCCGGTATGTTTACCGCAGAAGCAACAACTACAACTCTTAACAACGAAGATGGTATCGCTTCTTTTTCTCTGGCCGCTAAAGATCAAGAAAAAAGAGATAAAGCGTATCTTTTCATTGAATCCAAAGCACCAGAAGTCGTCAAAGAAAAGGCAGAGAATATGGTAGTTGTTCTTCCTGTATATGGACAAAACAATCAAAAACTTTCAACTATCCATTTGTATCCTAAAAATGAAGAAAACGACTACCCTGATCCACCTTTTGAGAAGGTATTAGAAGAGCCTAGAAATGATTTTACGATTGGTGAAAAAATCACTTATTCCTTGCATACGACAATTCCTGTAAATATCCTTGACTATCAAAAGTTCGAATTGTCAGATAGTGCGGATGAAGCATTAACGTTTTTACCTAATAGTTTAACGATTTCATCGAATGGAGAAAAGCTGACAGAAGGCTTTGTCATACACAAGAAACCTCACGGATTTGATGTTTTATTTTCGATCCCTTCGTTGGAAAAATATGCTGGAAAAAAACTGACCATTTCTTATCAGATGCAGCTAAGCAGTACAGCACAGGCGAACAAGGAAATCAACAACAACGGAACACTGGATTTTGGTTTTGGTATCAGTACAAAGAAAGTTTCTGTATATACAGGGAGTAAGCAATTTGTCAAAATCGAGACAAATAAACCAGATAAACGATTAGCTGGCGCAGTATTCCTTATTAAAAACAAAGCAGGAAATTACCTCCAGCAAACAGCCAACGGATACAAGTGGACAAAGAACGAATCAGATGCGCTTCACCTGATTTCCGATAAAAATGGCGCTTTTTCAATTTCCGGGTTGAAAACAGGAAGTTATCGATTAAAAGAGATCGAAGCACCTTCTGGTTATATTTTAAGTGAAACAGAAATTCCGTTTACCATTTCAACTTTTCTTTCTGAGGATAAAGAGGCGGACAGTATATTGAAAGTAGTCAATAAAAAAGAAAATAGCCGTCCATTTCTTCCAAAAACAAACGAAACGAAAAATACACTTTTAGGCGTTGTTGGTATGGTATTCGCAAGCTTTGCAATCTGGTTGTTTATCAAAAAAAGAACAGGAGTGAAAAAATGA
- a CDS encoding SpaH/EbpB family LPXTG-anchored major pilin, with translation MKNHKKINVMLGVLFLILPLLTNSFGAKKVFAEETAAQVILHKKKMTDLPDPLIQNSGKEMSEFDQYQGLADISFSVYNVTQEFYAQRDKGASVDAAKQAVQSLTPGTPVASGTTDADGNVTLSLPKKQNGKDAVYTIKEEPKDGVSAAANMVLAFPVYEMIKQADGSYKYGTEELDTIHLYPKNTVGNDGTLKVTKIGTAENEALNGAEFIISKEEGTPSVKKYIQSVTDGLYTWTTDQTKAKHFITGHSYDIGNNDFAEATIEKGQLIVNHLEVGKYNLEEVKAPNNAEMIEKQTITPFEILANSQTPVEKTIKNDTSKVDKTTPQLNGKDVAIGEKIQYEISVNIPLGIADKEGTQNKYTTFKLIDTHDAALTFDNDSSGTYAYALYDGNKEIDPVNYSVTEQTNGFTVSVDPNYIPSLTPGGTLKFVYYMHLNEKADPTKGFSNQANVDNGHTNDQTPPSVDVVTGGKRFVKVDGDVTSDQTLAGAEFVVRDQDSDTAKYLSIDPSTKAVSWVSAKESATVFTTTSNGLIDVTGLKYGTYYLEETKAPEKYVPLTNRVAFTIDEQSYVTAGQLISPEKIPNKHKGTLPSTGGKGIYVYIGAGVVLLLIAGLYFARRKHSQI, from the coding sequence ATGAAAAATCATAAAAAAATAAACGTTATGTTAGGAGTACTTTTCCTTATTTTACCATTACTCACAAACAGCTTCGGCGCAAAAAAAGTGTTTGCAGAGGAGACAGCAGCTCAAGTCATCCTTCATAAAAAGAAAATGACTGATTTACCCGATCCTTTAATCCAAAACAGCGGGAAAGAAATGAGCGAATTCGATCAATACCAAGGATTAGCCGATATTTCATTTTCAGTTTATAACGTCACTCAAGAATTTTATGCGCAACGAGATAAAGGAGCGTCCGTGGATGCAGCAAAACAAGCAGTCCAGTCTTTGACTCCTGGTACACCAGTTGCTTCAGGAACGACAGATGCTGATGGAAATGTCACTTTATCTTTACCTAAAAAACAAAATGGGAAAGATGCAGTCTACACGATCAAAGAAGAACCAAAAGACGGAGTGTCAGCTGCCGCAAACATGGTTTTAGCTTTCCCTGTATATGAGATGATCAAACAAGCAGATGGCTCTTATAAATACGGGACAGAAGAACTAGATACTATCCATCTCTACCCTAAAAATACAGTCGGTAATGATGGAACGTTGAAAGTTACAAAAATCGGTACTGCCGAAAACGAAGCACTAAATGGAGCAGAATTTATTATTTCTAAAGAAGAAGGAACACCAAGCGTCAAAAAATACATCCAAAGTGTCACAGATGGATTGTACACTTGGACAACTGATCAAACCAAAGCCAAACATTTCATTACTGGTCATTCTTATGACATCGGCAACAATGACTTTGCCGAGGCAACGATTGAAAAAGGCCAGTTGATCGTTAATCATTTAGAAGTTGGAAAATATAATTTAGAAGAAGTAAAAGCTCCTAATAATGCGGAAATGATTGAAAAGCAAACAATCACGCCTTTTGAGATCCTGGCAAATAGCCAAACACCAGTAGAAAAGACCATCAAAAATGATACGTCTAAAGTTGATAAAACAACACCTCAATTGAATGGAAAAGATGTCGCAATCGGTGAAAAAATTCAATATGAGATTTCTGTCAATATCCCATTAGGTATCGCTGATAAAGAAGGGACGCAAAACAAGTACACAACATTCAAACTTATCGATACTCATGACGCTGCTTTGACATTTGATAATGATTCTTCAGGAACGTATGCTTATGCCTTATATGATGGAAATAAAGAAATCGACCCAGTAAATTATTCTGTCACTGAGCAAACAAACGGATTCACGGTTTCAGTTGATCCGAATTATATTCCTTCATTAACTCCTGGCGGTACATTGAAATTCGTTTACTATATGCATTTGAACGAAAAAGCAGATCCAACCAAAGGATTTTCTAACCAAGCAAATGTCGATAACGGGCATACAAATGATCAAACACCACCGTCAGTCGATGTCGTTACTGGGGGCAAACGATTTGTTAAAGTAGATGGTGACGTTACATCAGATCAAACACTTGCTGGAGCAGAATTCGTCGTTCGTGATCAAGATAGTGACACAGCGAAATATTTATCGATCGACCCATCCACAAAAGCCGTCAGCTGGGTATCGGCGAAAGAATCAGCAACGGTTTTTACAACCACAAGTAACGGTTTAATCGATGTGACAGGTCTAAAATATGGCACGTACTATCTGGAAGAAACGAAAGCGCCAGAAAAATATGTTCCATTAACAAACCGTGTAGCATTTACTATCGATGAACAATCTTATGTAAC